One Aegilops tauschii subsp. strangulata cultivar AL8/78 chromosome 7, Aet v6.0, whole genome shotgun sequence genomic window carries:
- the LOC109766645 gene encoding uncharacterized protein has protein sequence MLKLKEIEERNEAERRRAAAEEKRAAAEERLAAAKEKKVELEERKSAAEEMKIVEKKALKFMFMDTSTLDVKAKAYVELFRDEMLMRSMMGGGMGGSMGGAMGGRMGGYMNMMGGAMNGAFGGNMGGGFGGNMDGGFGGMGGGMGSGFGGNMTGMGGGFGDSMMSGMGGSFGGNMMSVMGGGFGGNMMSGMGGGFSGNMNGTGDGNEGASGGVHDNETSMQENVEKEAVETMIDDALLLLQL, from the coding sequence ATGTTGAAGCTCAAAGAAATTGAGGAGAGGAATGAGGCCGAGCGACGTAGGGCGGCGGCCGAGGAGAAGAGGGCGGCGGCCGAAGAGAGGTTGGCGGCGGCCAAGGAGAAAAAAGTTGAGCTTGAGGAGAGAAAGTCGGCGGCCGAGGAGATGAAGATAGTGGAGAAGAAGGCACTCAAGTTTATGTTCATGGACACATCCACCCTTGATGTCAAGGCAAAGGCGTATGTCGAACTTTTCCGCGATGAAATGCTCATGAGAAGCATGATGGGAGGTGGAATGGGAGGTTCCATGGGAGGTGCCATGGGAGGACGAATGGGAGGGTACATGAACATGATGGGTGGTGCCATGAATGGTGCATTTGGTGGAAACATGGGAGGTGGCTTTGGTGGCAACATGGATGGTGGCTTCGGAGGAATGGGAGGCGGAATGGGAAGTGGCTTCGGCGGCAATATGACCGGCATGGGAGGTGGCTTCGGCGATAGCATGATGAGTGGCATGGGAGGTAGCTTCGGTGGCAACATGATGAGTGTCATGGGAGGTGGCTTCGGTGGCAACATGATGAGTGGCATGGGAGGTGGCTTCAGTGGCAACATGAACGGCACGGGAGATGGCAATGAAGGTGCTTCTGGTGGAGTTCACGACAACGAGACTTCAATGCAAGAAAACGTCGAGAAAGAAGCCGTTGAAACTATGATCGATGATGCACTTTTGTTGCTACAATTATGA